TgagagttgaagaagggTGAGGGAAACCTGCCTCGAAGGGGGCAAACCTCAGTCAAATACAAAGCCCCTTTGGTATCCAGCTTTTAACTACCGGTCACCCTCACGATGGTAGGGTCACTGGAGAAGTACCAAAAGGAATGAATTGTGTCGTCTCTGGGCCAGAAAACATTGTTCCCGTAGCTATCACCCGTCTTATCGTAGAAATAGAAATGGTACGATTTAGTGCAGGTGAACAAGAACTCGTTGTACTTCAGCGGCCCTGTGTCCAGTTTCCAAGAGGTGATGCTGGTTGTCGCAGTCTCCTGTGCTGTGGGCTTCTTGAAATGGTCAAAgcccggaggaggaggttgacctGGCCAGTCGACTTGGATATCGAAGGGCGTCTTATCGGACGCAGCTAAGAAATTGTCGGCTGGAGTCGCATTGGCGGTTGACGTGGTTGTGTCTTTTGGGGTGCCAATCTTGAACGGCCGGCCGTTCTTGCTCGTAGCGTCAGTCCACGTAAACTGATCGCTGAGAGGCACCTTGCTCCAATCTGGCTGGGGCTGGTTGTCATTGCTCATGGTAATGACTCTAGTAAGGACCAGATACAAAGAAAGAGGGAGTTTGGCAGTGAGTTGGGGAGGTTCTATAATGGAGTAATGGTCGAATTTATAGTGTGGTATTAAGTAGGAAAGTGCTAAACTTGGCTATTAACTTCGGCTCATGAGACCTGCCAAATATTGGTAAGACATATACAGGTCTAGATTCATAGATCTTTGTGTGGCGCTGGCTTATATTAGCTGAGATCTACgaaaggggtaataatagaCGAATGCTAAATATGCACAGCACTTTCCATCAAGGTTAGAGAAGCATGAAATCCACACCAGGCATCAACCTATAAACCGGGGTATGCCGACGCATCACGTCTCCCCCGCTATCCATTGCTTGTATGGTCAGTGGTAAGGAGCTCACTATCCAATGGTAGTCTGACTCGTTGGGAAGGCTGTACCTTGGATGGTGAAGAGGGGGTGGGGAGTCGCATGATTTGGAACGTCTAACCGTGTGGATTGAGTACAagcttgtttttttttttttggcttCTCAGCTAGCCACAATTTTTACCATTACCCGTCTGCACATGCGGCTGAATTGATAGCTTGTCTTGGCTCTTATTCCCGTGGCAATTAACAAGCTTTGATCGAAGATTGCCAGGGAATAACTGTACTAGTTCGCTGCATGTCTTGGTTTTCCATATCGATAGTTCCCTCGCCTAGGCATGAACGCTGTTGTCGCAACGCCTCTTCTTGCCGAGGCTAAAAATACTTTCGACTCTAGGGACTCAGCGACGTGAAGCTCGATGAGACGAGGCGCTTCGTTTCTCCGCCCTTGAAGAGGAGACTATTGACGATAGATTTGAGACAACACAGCGGACCAACTGATAATACGAGACTACCGCCTGCAGCCACAGAAATCTATCACTGGCTTCGCGCGGCTAGGTTCTCAATCCAGATGGTATCCCGGTGCTCGTGGCTGGAGTCACGTTATTTAAAAGCTGCTCGGCAAGCCTATTGCGCGAAGCTAAATACACAGTGACACATTGCATGAATCGGCATGGTATGAAAAGAGTCAAGCTAGCTATGCTGACAAATCTGGCTTCCGCTGGCGCAGACAGGGAGAGCGTTGAATGCAGGGCATGTTCAATTCCTAAATCCATCAATCAAGGCAGTCTATGACTCGGCAAGCTAAGCCAAACGCCCTTCCTATCATGGAATATTTTGATGCTCGCTGCTAGCGAGCACATTGCTTGACTGTGTGCAAATTGATAACGCAACATGGATGTCTATCATTACCATACGAGCTTGGAGGAAAACGGCATGACGTCCTGCCGATGACATTGTTCTAATGAGGGAAACATAGAAGATTCGCTCAAGTCAAATCAGCACAAAAAGTGGTTGAAGTCAAGAAATATATTGGACTAGTCATGCTTGACTTGGTTACTGATAGCAAAGGCACATACTTGACTTAACTACCTAAGCGAACGATACAAGACGGGGAATTCTGATCTCAGTTGCAATTGACTACTCCATCTCAGCCACCGGTCCCAGTGTCCTCTCAGAATGCCCCAAAGTGAAACGGGTCAATCAACACTGCTGGCCCGTAACCAAAACATTCCAGTTAGTCGTGTGTGAAGCTCTTCCGCGAACCCAACAGAATTGGCCATCAGGATCAAGGCACTTGTCATGGACGGCCTGAGCGCCATCGGCAATTGAGCCAAAGGAGTTGAGAGTCTTCTTCCCAGAAGATGTGTTGCACCAATAAATACCCGAGTTATACGAGCCTATCTCGATTAGCCACTAGAATCACTTTATGGTTAAGATGAGATAGGAAGGGAGAGACACTTACAGCTAACACGGCCACACTTTCCAGGATCATTGACAGGCTTTCCCTTTACCTTCCTCAAATACTCTATCCCCTTCCTGATGTAATAGCAGCTGGCCCAAGTGTGGGTGTTGCACTTAATGTTGGAGCTAAGGAATGTGGAGCGTTTCCAAAGGACGCTGGCGGGGTTGTCACTCTCCCTCTTTTCTGGGTTAACAAACCCCTTGTCGTCAGTTTCATCGTCATGTCCGGCCCAATCTTGATCATAGGTTGGGTTAAGATCGAGAAGCTGAGGATAGACTTCCTCGACCGTTCCGGTCAGGTGCACAACCTCGCCACCGGGCTTGAGCTCAAGCTCCCACTTAACTGGGACAATCTCCATCCCATCAATGGTGTCGGCAGAGGCAATCTAGTTAATGAAACTCAGTATGAGTCCATTTGGTTCTGTAGAGAGAAGGGTCACGTACGTGGGCCACACCACCCAAGAGGGCGAGACCAGCGAGAGTAGCACAACGCATCTTGAGGAAAGGATCTCCTGTTGAATTAAGAAGGTGTTTGGCTTGTCTGGAACGTATGAAGAGCGATACCAAGAGAAGAGTAGCAACCTAAGTGTGTATAGAGGTAGGCAGAAGGCTGGTGTAGAACAAAGGAAGCAAGAGCAAGTTTAGCTTGGGTCGTTCGACtcttaaatagtttaataGCCCGCATCACTCAAACATTCATGTGTGTCCATCACGACGACTGATAGGGAGAGGCGACTCGGCACAGGAAAGACGCGTGCGCGATTTGATTTGGGCACCTGATGATGGCATGGTTGAAGGACTTGTGGCGCAACTTGTAAGTAACCCAAAGTCGAATGTTGGTTGCAGAAGGATTTTGGCTGCAGAAGGATGTTGGTTCTAGACGGATGTTGGCTGCAGAGACACCTCGCGGGGGATTCACGTTATCGAAATACGCCTCCTGCCCATCCAATATCAAATCCAGAAGCATAACCCTGACTGTCTGGGAAGAATTAGCAGTGAGAAATTACAACCTCAGCCCGACTCCGGTGAAGTTGGGGAAGAGAGGGCAAACATGAGCCCGCGCAGAGCAATACAAAAGGCCGTACAGGACGAAGGAAGATTTGACCTGGAGAAAATGGAAGCTATCATCCCACGCACCGACCTATCATGGTAGATAGGTAGATCTAGAAACGTTTATCGAAGTGCAGCGAATCTATCTACATTGGGCTACCTGTGCGAAACAACTGAGACGTTGCAGCGAGGTACCGGAGAGGAAGGTGGCTACCTACTTCTCCGAACCCCTTGTCATTCTCTATAGGTTCTAGAAGTCTAGACTAAGATTCTAGAAGTTTAGGCTAATATTCTCATAGTCCTTGCTTAATATTATGAAATAGGTATGCAATGCGaggtttatattttaaattttaaatgtTAAAACTTCTACTTCGATAAATGTATCTACTAATAAATAGTAGGATGGAACACCCATTTACTGCAATGCTTTACGCATCGTCATATAAGTAACTATTAATTCAAGTCTTTACAGAGGACTTTAAAACAGGCAAGTATTTCGCTCATGAGTGTAGAGCTTCGAGAAAGCAGAAGCGGGACCAGTACAGCGCCAGCCATGGGGCCTGCGGATCGGCCCGATTCCCCATGCTTGGTCTTCTTCCATCTGCAACCAAGCACAGGGAACCGGGCAGGTCTAGGCCCCCTCAAAGAACAGGCCCTGATCTGAGTGCCGACTTCCGCCCTCCTTACCCAAACTCGGGCCACCAAACAGTGCATGTGCCTCAAGGAACGAGATGCTTCCGTCCCCTTCGAGAGCAACCACCCTGTTAGCGATGGCAAGGCCGATTATCTCTGGATCAATCCCCCCAACGGCATTGTCCGCGCCTGGACCGATAAATACCCCGACAGTCCAGCATGGATTAACAGCGGAGAGTATGCTGGTAGTGTGGACACACCAGGTACAAACATCCGCTTTGCCAAGTTGCAACCCAACGGCCGCGCGAGCCTCATGGTGGTGGACGTAGCACCAACGCCATTGTAACAGATGGTCATACACCCTAGTACTGTACTGTGAGTGGTAACAATCAGGGCGGAGGAAGCCCGAGAACCCGGACACCTTGTGCACGAGGTGTCCGGGTCCTCGGGCTTCCTATGGAGATGGATAGGGACATGCATAGATGACTGGGTAGACGACGTAAACTTGAAGTCTGACCTGAGATAATAAAGTATCCTCTTGGAACGGAGCTATCCTTAACAAAGATGTAGCATATAACCATATAACACTTTTCGTGATAGATAGCAGGAGACATCAAGAAGTTAATGTTGGAAATAAGTCGAGGGCGCAACATAATTGTAGAACTGTTGTTGTCTCCCAAGCAGTGAACTCTAGAGCGAGTCCATTAGAAGTTTCCAACAGGTAGAAAAACAGACGGTATGAGGCACTCTTAGTAAGTGACCACTCCGTCTGCCGCTCAGCAGACTACTGCCTTTGAACATTGACTGATCCCAATCGGGGTGCATACGAGGATATTGGTCTCGATCAAAAGGATGGCTGTAAGGTATCTCGACGCCCGCCTTTTCCACTGCAGGTTTCTCGTTTTCGGGGAATTCCAAGAATTGGAAAGGACGGGGGAATGATAGCCAGTGCAGAGGCAGTATTTCAGATCTTCGACGCTACAAGATCAATCCTCATGCTGGATAAAACACTCTAGACGCTTAAGCAGTGAAGGTCAAGTGGGACAGAAAGGGGCTGATTATCTTGACAGTATGCACTAAGGCTTTTGCCATGACTTGGATCGATCACATCATATATATacctaaggaaataaaaaactGTGTacaaaaaaagagagaaagcCCTTCAGCCTCAAGAAATTGACTTTGTGGTCCATTCCACCACGGTCTCCTTTGCCAACCCTCTTAGACTTGTTCAACTTGGCCCGCCTAGTTGAAAAGCCAATGAAGTCCAGGAGAACCGAGAAGTTTGCATGCTGTCTGTTCAGATGGGAGTGACGTCAACCCAGAAGCGGGTGTCGTCAGACTTGTACTTGGCGTCAGAGTCGATTTGGCTCTGAATCCACTCAACAGACTCGCGATAGAACTTGATATCTTCGGTGTTGGGATTGCTCAAGCCGGTAGCACCGTTACGGTGGCCAGCAAACCACATGTTATAACCATAATGATTCTGGCAGTCCCATCGGCTGGCCACGTCGGCATAGATATCGGAGCTACGAGTTTGTCAGATGGTCAAACCCAGGCGCCGGTATGCGAACTGCTACTTACTTCAACTTAGCACCGTTGTTCCACTGGCTTTCGCTCTGACCCACGAACCCAGCGCGAGAGGCGCAGACGCGGAGCATACCCCAGTTAACCTTGAAGAGGCCAAAATTGGCAGCATCATCGGTCTTGCCATCACCTAACAATGTCATTAGCAATGCTCTAATGACGATTGAGGTTCCAAGAGGAAGTCGGCCATGCCCGTGTCATTATGAAATGCAGTTTGACTGCGCTCACTCACCGTACTTGTAGTTGGTTTGCATGTGCTCGTCCTCGAGCATAGCAATGGCGATGTCCAGAGTGTTTCCACCGGCTTTCAAGATAGCTTGCTTGCGAGCACCCAAACCAGAAACGGTGTAATGGCCACGATCCCCGGGAGCTGCaaaggcagcagcagcgagggAAAGGATAGTAATGGCAGTGAAATGCATGGCGAATCTGGTTGAAGATGGTCGTGTTTGAGAAATGAATGCGAGTATCGCGTAGAGGTGATTAAAGCTCTTTGTATCGATAGCTGGAATGAGTAAGAGTGGAAGAATTTGATCATTGCATGTAGTGCTTTTTATAACGACTTGACACGTTTCTTGATGGTCACCAGACAGGGATATGGCAAGGACGTCAGTTTGACCACTATACTCAAATTGCCACGGGTGGGCATGTTCCGAACTCGATCGAGCGACATTCCGTCTGCGACCTCTCAACCTAGCCAGGAGACGTGTGAGTAGCGGAAATAATTGTTCAAGTCACGGAAGATCTCCTTGTTTCAACGTGGCTATGATCTGTGTCGATGGATCAAAAGGGGTGTGTTTCAACAGCCCGAGGCAGCCGGATCCGTTGTGACGGAAGCCAATAGCGCTAAAATGGGTCAATGGCCCACTTACTCCATTTCTTACGAACGAAAACACGGAAAGATGAACAGGTGCCTGGGAAGATCCTAGACTGGGTAAAGCTTATATTGAGGAGTTGCAAGGATCTGGCCGGAGCGATTCACCCATTCGCCAACACGAGGTTGGTTGCTTCAGTCAACCTGAATTAGTTTCACCGAATCCCGGCTCGGAACAATTCTCCGGCAGAGCAAGGTCCGCTGGCGAGGGTGGTGATGGCTACCTGATACATAGCTCAATGCAAGTTGCTGACGGTGGAGACGATCCGCCGGAGAGGAACCGAGCTGGCCGGCAGGGGTCGCATGATAGCATCACAACGACATTGAATTCACCGCCAGCGAAAGGATGGGAGGATCTTTCACAGGCTGACGACGCCTGAAAATAACGCGTCACTGGGGATCGAATCTGGTGCTAGGCATCCATAAGAAATGCAAGCACAGCCCCGTGGCGTCCAAGTGATTAACTCGAAACCTGCCAAGAAAACCAAATTCCTGATTCCATGCAACGGATGGTCGGCCGCCGTGTACTCGAAAGTGACGGAACAAAATTACATCAcaagggaggaagagaatATGCCAGTAAAGCAACAGATTGTTACAATTCCCTCACTTTTGAGTCAATGGCGAAGGATAAGAGGGCATGCTCCGCTCTGGCCAAACACTGACACGCTTCTACATTCCTACTAAAACACTCTTTTATTTACATTCTACAACATTCTTTTATTCAACTATTCCATTCACTTTCACGATGCGATTCGAGATCGCACAACTATTCACTTTCTTTGCAGCCGCGTCCCTTTGGACGACATCAGTTCAGGCGGGCcctgcatctgcatctggCACCAAGTTCACCATTGATGGCGAGACAGGCTACTTTGCAGGCACTAATTGCTACTGGTGCTCGTTCTTGACTAACCGCGCCGATATCGACCAGACACTGGATAACATCGCCACCTCTGGCCTTCGCATCCTCCGCGTTTGGGGCTTCAATGACGTAACCTCGATTCCGGGCAGCGACAAAGTTTGGTTCCAGCACCTTTCGGCAAACGGATCTACCATCAATGTTGGGGAGAATGGCTTGCAGATTCTTGACTATCTCGTCAATGGCGCTGAAGAGCGAGGaatcaagctcatcatcccATTCGTCAACTACTGGACTGACTTTGGTGGAATGCGTGCGTACCTATCGGCATTCGGTGGCGCAAGCGAAAGCGACTGGTATACCAACGGCGCGGCGCAGTCCCAGTACCGGAAATATGTCAGCGCCGTTGTTCAACGATATCGAGACTCTGATGCAATCTTTGCGTGGGAACTGGCTAATGAGCCACGTTGCCCTGGGTGTGATGTCGATGTCATCTATCAGTGGGCTGCCACGACGTCCAAGTACGTCAAGAGCCTCGACCCTGGTCATATGGTTActcttggagatgaaggatTCGGTGTGGATGGTGGCAGTTCTTACCCCTATCAGAAGGTCGAGGGCACGGATTTTGCCAAGTTCTTGACCATTGAGACGCTGGACTTTGGCACCATTCATCTTTATCCAAGTCACTGTGAATTTCCCTTGGAGTATGCTAAGTCCACTCGACTGACTGCGTTATAGGGAGCGAGTCATACGAATGGGGCAGCGAATGGGTCACCGCCCATGCCAAGGCATGTGCGAAGGCGGGAAAGCCATGCTTGTTGGAAGAGTGTAAGTTATCTTCTTGCTCTAGAAGGGCCATGTTAACCTTCTATTTCAAATCTTAGATGGCGCTGTCGGCGAGCAATGTGCTCGTCAAGGCCCGTGGCAGAAAACTTCCAGAGAAACCGAGGGCATGGGAGGCGACACATTTTGGCAGTGGGGAGAGACCCTTTCCATTGGCAAGACACATGACGACGATTTTACCATTTTCTACGGCGACAGTGACTGGGATTGTTTAGTTAAAGATCATGTTGCTGCGATCCAGGGATCAACCTGAGACGCAACGTCGTAGGCGTTGCTCTGCTAAGTGGAACATGGCACGTGGATAAGTGATGCAGTTTCTTCGACATTTTGACAGGAGGGTTTTGTTTCGTCCGCCGGTTTTCCCTCTCTATgttatataaaagaagttGCAATAGCTTACTCGGTTTTATCTTGTCTTATCCTGAATCTGGTGATCCACGTCAAGGATGGACAACCAAGCCATTTCGTATTCTCATACCTCCTGAATGCCACCACTTGCCTGTCTTGAAGCATCATGCTTTCCGCATATGCTTGGTAGTAGTCCTTTGTGATGCTGTTGCCATTTTTTTGATCACTATTCGTCTCTTTTAATCCGTAGCAACCGGTATTCAGCGCAGATAAAACTCATGTTGTAAAGATCAGAGAGGTAGCAGCTTATGGGAAGGTTTACATAATGGTATACTAACGTGTGACCCGGGAAGTCCGTGCACCCCCCATCTCCGCACATCGTGATGCCCTCACGATCGGAAGAAATAGTCAGCAATAATCATTAATTTCTCGgctaatataactttaaattattaattaaatagcaaattaactaaagaaagcactattaataatctagctCTTTTTATGCCTCTTTCTCGCcggtttatatatactaattaccTTCcttttcttaacctaatttttagccttattataagtatctattattttatagatctAAGGGAATGCCTTATTAGGGTTAAATTAGATAGGTTTTTTTCCTAAAGGCTTCTTAGCTATAGCTTTTGcctttaagaaaataacttcttaccttaaataaataattttataattattataatctatataatcTTATGCCTTTTTAAAGACCCTTCTTATGCCTTAAGTTAACTTATTTTCGCCTagattaagctatttaacttatcATTTAATATCACAGCTATAATAAGGCATATTTCATAGCCCAGGGGCATCATCAATCTAGttctttagtattaaaggccCTGCCTTTTCTGCTTTAGAGACCTTTAGTTTCTTAATGCTAGtaagagcctttattatattaagaggaTATATTCTAGAAGCCTAAAAACTAGCTCGGATATTCTTCTtagttatagcttttattaaagcctttttataagctaatataaagagttatttctagcataataatataatactataaatagcctaCCTATAagtctctttataataaaagacctttaatagtctaaaaactataatattaagcggctatataaggtataaaaagtataataagagctaattaagctaaaccttattcttttaagctatctttataaggtctcttattatatatatcttatattaattaagaactaagatatactattaatctagcttttttagctttatcttaagaaaaaagataagtTTAAACTACTTAAGgaagatatctataattaactagccagaagggctataattatacttcTAGTTTAAAATCTCCTTAGGAAACTATTATCCTTAAAggttataacttataaaaataa
The window above is part of the Fusarium falciforme chromosome 3, complete sequence genome. Proteins encoded here:
- a CDS encoding Mannan endo-1,4-beta-mannosidase, giving the protein MRFEIAQLFTFFAAASLWTTSVQAGPASASGTKFTIDGETGYFAGTNCYWCSFLTNRADIDQTLDNIATSGLRILRVWGFNDVTSIPGSDKVWFQHLSANGSTINVGENGLQILDYLVNGAEERGIKLIIPFVNYWTDFGGMRAYLSAFGGASESDWYTNGAAQSQYRKYVSAVVQRYRDSDAIFAWELANEPRCPGCDVDVIYQWAATTSKYVKSLDPGHMVTLGDEGFGVDGGSSYPYQKVEGTDFAKFLTIETLDFGTIHLYPSHWSESYEWGSEWVTAHAKACAKAGKPCLLEEYGAVGEQCARQGPWQKTSRETEGMGGDTFWQWGETLSIGKTHDDDFTIFYGDSDWDCLVKDHVAAIQGST